One segment of Paenibacillus sp. FSL R7-0337 DNA contains the following:
- a CDS encoding LysR family transcriptional regulator — MNISQLQYLMSAASLGSFTKAASVHHLTVPTISQSIKQLEDEMDTVIFHRTKKGVAPTKEGVLILQHAAAILKNIESMHTELSGLKEEHVESITISTIPGLVHQVVQATLELMIKSPFLKVQMIEGDTESVMKHVQEGEANMGILSYSRAQQNAVFEWLPLVEGTAVLIVNAASPLRYYSTITPEDLKNEVFVLYKDEHIGKIARHLMSAHASNRIALVTNNTDALCHMVVKANAITIAPDFIVNALSSVYHEHLVTIPLQQLTLDQAILGRITRAGEPVPARVEEFTAKLIGFVDPGLPAP, encoded by the coding sequence ATGAACATTTCACAGCTGCAATATTTGATGTCGGCGGCAAGTCTGGGCTCATTTACCAAAGCGGCCAGCGTACATCATCTGACAGTGCCGACCATCAGCCAGTCCATTAAGCAACTTGAGGATGAGATGGATACCGTTATTTTTCACCGCACCAAAAAGGGAGTTGCCCCCACCAAAGAAGGTGTGCTCATCCTGCAGCATGCGGCAGCTATCCTTAAAAATATTGAATCGATGCACACCGAATTATCCGGTCTTAAAGAAGAACATGTAGAGAGCATCACCATATCGACCATTCCCGGCCTGGTTCACCAGGTGGTTCAGGCCACGCTGGAGCTGATGATCAAGTCTCCGTTCCTGAAGGTGCAGATGATCGAAGGGGATACTGAAAGCGTCATGAAGCATGTGCAGGAGGGGGAGGCGAATATGGGGATACTCTCATACAGCCGCGCCCAGCAGAATGCTGTTTTTGAATGGCTGCCCCTTGTAGAAGGTACTGCTGTGTTAATCGTGAATGCCGCTTCTCCCTTGCGCTACTATTCAACTATCACCCCGGAGGATTTGAAGAATGAAGTGTTTGTACTCTACAAGGATGAGCATATCGGGAAGATCGCCCGCCATCTGATGTCTGCACATGCGTCGAACCGCATTGCGCTGGTAACCAACAATACAGATGCTTTATGCCATATGGTCGTTAAAGCGAACGCGATTACCATCGCCCCGGACTTTATAGTGAATGCTTTATCTTCAGTCTACCATGAACACTTGGTTACTATTCCGTTACAGCAGCTTACGCTGGATCAGGCCATTCTGGGAAGAATCACCCGGGCCGGGGAACCGGTTCCAGCGAGAGTTGAAGAATTCACAGCTAAGCTAATAGGTTTTGTGGACCCTGGTTTGCCTGCTCCTTGA
- a CDS encoding FMN-dependent NADH-azoreductase yields the protein MAKVLYITAHPHDETQSYSMAVGNSFIESYKQAHPQDEVVAVDLYKEHIPHIDADIFSGWGKLRSGTEFSQLSTEEQAKVTRLAELSDQFIQADKYVFVTPFWNFSYPPVMKAYIDAVSVAGKSFQYTEQGPVGLLTDKKALHIQARGGFYTESPTAELEMGHRHLEVIMNFFGVPSFEGLFVEGHNQVPAEAQEIKEAAIRRAQDLAQTF from the coding sequence ATGGCTAAAGTATTATATATCACCGCTCACCCGCATGATGAAACACAGTCCTACAGCATGGCTGTCGGCAACTCGTTCATTGAATCCTACAAGCAAGCACATCCGCAGGACGAAGTCGTGGCTGTTGATTTGTATAAAGAGCATATCCCTCATATTGATGCAGATATATTCAGCGGATGGGGAAAACTCCGTTCAGGTACAGAATTCAGCCAATTGTCTACAGAGGAACAGGCCAAAGTAACGCGTCTAGCTGAATTGTCTGATCAATTTATTCAGGCAGATAAATATGTATTTGTAACGCCTTTCTGGAACTTCTCCTACCCGCCTGTCATGAAAGCTTATATTGATGCAGTCTCGGTGGCCGGGAAATCGTTCCAATATACGGAACAAGGGCCTGTAGGGCTGTTGACAGACAAAAAAGCATTGCACATTCAGGCACGCGGCGGGTTCTACACTGAATCACCAACAGCAGAGCTTGAAATGGGCCATCGTCATCTTGAGGTCATAATGAATTTCTTCGGCGTCCCTTCCTTTGAAGGCCTGTTCGTTGAAGGTCATAATCAAGTTCCGGCTGAGGCGCAAGAGATTAAAGAAGCTGCCATCCGCCGTGCACAAGATCTTGCCCAAACCTTCTAA
- a CDS encoding peptide ABC transporter substrate-binding protein, with protein sequence MRKVWLATLVILLTVLGSVPGSGVAVAAEKQVLRIGMDELPVLLDPASIEGLDRDKTTVIKALYEGLVRLDKNGKPIPGLAQSWTIGADGKTYTFKLRSNAKWSNGKKLTAADFAFAWKKALTPGLKAGNIFRMYYVAGAESYHTGKLKDFAKVGVKAINDDTLQVTLKGKYAYFPTLLAEPEYYPVSQEAKEAASISNGPFQLQARSNMEIKLIKNPHYYDAASIRLSEVDLLSPLGLNSENATAAFVNGQVDWAGGGNTMMDYKYKDTVAENYYLQAPYASTYYYQFNLGQKPFSNINIRKALSLAVDRKALRMAIPAYGFVPSPIFGSRAQYRTEVSDAAYYRENLSKAKELLAKGLGQEGLSKMPPFTVLVNEGDDHAALVKRLVKQWNDKLGVTTTIKVQSWQAVLASRQSGSFQVARAGWSADYNDPAAFLNYFRTDSADNDSGWSNKRYDEFIKQAEQTLDSAKRVQLYAKAEKLLMSEAVMLPSHNYVADILRNPLIAGVYIDYDGSIAFSRGYWK encoded by the coding sequence ATGAGAAAAGTTTGGTTAGCCACGCTCGTTATTCTGCTAACTGTGCTAGGGAGTGTGCCTGGCAGTGGTGTAGCTGTGGCGGCAGAGAAGCAGGTGCTGCGCATTGGTATGGATGAACTGCCGGTTCTGCTGGACCCGGCCAGCATTGAGGGCTTAGACCGGGACAAGACAACCGTTATCAAGGCATTATACGAAGGTCTGGTACGGCTGGACAAGAATGGCAAGCCGATTCCCGGTTTAGCCCAATCCTGGACGATAGGTGCAGACGGCAAGACTTACACCTTCAAGCTGCGTTCGAATGCCAAATGGAGCAACGGCAAGAAGTTGACGGCCGCCGATTTCGCGTTTGCCTGGAAGAAGGCGCTTACACCGGGACTGAAGGCAGGAAATATATTCAGAATGTACTATGTGGCCGGGGCAGAGAGCTATCATACCGGCAAGCTGAAGGATTTTGCCAAGGTTGGGGTGAAGGCCATCAATGACGATACCCTCCAGGTTACACTCAAGGGAAAATACGCTTATTTCCCTACACTTCTGGCGGAGCCCGAATATTATCCGGTGTCGCAGGAGGCAAAGGAAGCGGCAAGCATCTCCAATGGACCTTTTCAGTTGCAAGCACGGAGCAACATGGAGATCAAGCTGATTAAAAATCCTCATTATTACGATGCTGCGTCCATCCGTCTGAGCGAGGTTGATCTGCTGTCTCCGCTGGGCCTGAATTCGGAGAATGCGACAGCAGCCTTTGTCAACGGACAGGTAGATTGGGCGGGCGGCGGCAATACCATGATGGATTATAAATACAAGGATACAGTAGCAGAGAATTACTACTTGCAAGCACCTTATGCCTCCACCTACTATTATCAGTTCAATCTGGGGCAGAAGCCCTTTAGCAACATCAATATCCGCAAGGCGCTATCCCTGGCCGTGGACCGGAAAGCTCTGCGAATGGCCATACCCGCTTACGGATTCGTACCCTCGCCTATCTTTGGCTCCAGAGCACAGTACCGTACAGAGGTTAGCGATGCAGCTTACTATAGGGAGAATCTGAGTAAAGCCAAGGAGCTGCTGGCCAAAGGACTGGGGCAAGAGGGACTGAGTAAGATGCCGCCATTCACGGTCCTTGTCAATGAGGGGGACGACCATGCTGCATTGGTGAAAAGGCTCGTCAAGCAATGGAATGATAAGCTCGGCGTAACCACCACCATTAAGGTGCAGAGCTGGCAGGCTGTCCTGGCCAGCCGGCAAAGCGGCAGCTTCCAGGTAGCCCGTGCAGGCTGGTCCGCAGATTACAACGATCCGGCGGCGTTCCTGAATTACTTCCGGACGGATAGCGCCGACAACGACTCCGGCTGGTCGAATAAGCGGTATGATGAATTCATTAAGCAGGCTGAGCAGACCCTCGACTCCGCGAAGCGGGTTCAGCTGTATGCCAAGGCAGAGAAGCTGCTGATGAGTGAAGCGGTCATGCTTCCGTCGCATAACTATGTGGCCGATATTCTGCGCAATCCCCTGATTGCCGGTGTGTACATCGATTATGACGGTTCCATCGCCTTCAGCCGGGGGTATTGGAAGTAA
- a CDS encoding ABC transporter ATP-binding protein — translation MNPTRVLIKEILSNSKGILVMILLFNILAAFVSTLQPRLFKDLFDDILPDKQIGTAAFYMLLLILIPVIYAALNSVTSYYNNELGNHLSKNLRLRLFSDVLQTRPRNVDSIGKGEIINRITLQVGMLCEIFVVDTLMSMVSNAILLIATLWIMFSMSAELTLAAIFSFPLCMYGFKRFRSKTERLDKQYHGILDKGINYLNDLFTNLKAVHRCNGHQVEQKRWREWNDEAWKISRQSRLFHHVVLNLVADTVISIITGIIYGYSLFLILKGHISPGTLLAFIVILPRLYSIFKSLFTLNIDRSRMTVIINNLNDILELEKISSGATAPDYHRVPLLQMRNVSYRYAPADSFGITGFTLDIQPGAFVGIVGLSGSGKSTIFELIHRFIEPDEGEICLDGVSIRELDIHELRRYVGYSPQKGVLWNKSILDNIIYPLQKEDMNEETWRKFNAAVNLAHVNSFVQAMPEGYDKQVENHGDNLSGGEVQRILLARAFMSEPRILMLDEYTSALDALTESDLNDTLLSLKGKQTILVIAHRLSTVKNADVILVVDKGRIAEQGSPVELLAQQGMYYKMVEKQKI, via the coding sequence ATGAATCCGACCCGGGTATTGATTAAGGAGATATTGTCTAATAGTAAGGGAATTCTTGTTATGATCCTACTCTTCAATATTTTAGCCGCATTTGTCTCGACTCTTCAGCCCCGCCTGTTCAAAGACCTGTTCGACGACATCCTGCCAGACAAGCAGATCGGTACGGCTGCATTCTATATGCTTTTGCTAATTCTAATTCCCGTTATTTACGCCGCCTTGAACAGCGTCACCTCGTATTACAATAATGAGCTTGGCAACCATTTATCCAAGAATCTGCGCCTGCGGCTGTTCTCTGACGTACTCCAGACCCGGCCAAGAAACGTGGACAGCATTGGCAAGGGGGAAATCATTAACCGGATCACCTTGCAGGTGGGGATGCTGTGTGAAATTTTCGTGGTAGACACCCTGATGTCTATGGTCTCGAATGCTATTCTACTGATCGCTACCCTGTGGATCATGTTCTCAATGAGTGCCGAGCTTACACTCGCGGCCATATTCTCATTTCCTCTATGTATGTACGGCTTCAAGCGCTTCAGGAGCAAGACGGAGCGCCTGGATAAGCAGTATCATGGTATTTTGGATAAGGGCATCAATTATTTGAATGATTTGTTCACGAATCTGAAGGCGGTCCACAGATGTAACGGACATCAGGTTGAGCAAAAGCGCTGGAGGGAGTGGAATGACGAGGCGTGGAAGATATCCCGGCAGTCCAGGCTATTTCATCATGTGGTGTTAAACCTGGTCGCGGATACGGTCATTTCCATCATTACAGGCATCATTTACGGCTATAGTCTGTTCCTGATACTGAAAGGGCACATCTCACCAGGCACATTGCTGGCCTTCATTGTAATTCTTCCAAGGCTGTATAGCATATTCAAATCGCTGTTTACGCTGAACATCGATAGGAGCCGCATGACGGTCATTATTAATAACCTGAATGATATCCTTGAACTGGAGAAAATTTCATCGGGAGCTACAGCTCCCGACTATCACCGTGTCCCCCTCCTGCAGATGAGGAATGTCTCGTACCGGTATGCTCCGGCAGATTCTTTTGGGATCACCGGCTTTACTTTGGACATTCAGCCCGGAGCCTTCGTGGGGATTGTTGGATTAAGCGGCTCAGGGAAATCTACGATATTCGAGCTGATCCACAGGTTTATTGAGCCGGATGAAGGGGAGATCTGCCTGGACGGGGTCTCGATCCGAGAACTGGACATACATGAACTAAGACGATATGTTGGCTATTCCCCGCAGAAGGGAGTGTTATGGAATAAGTCCATTCTGGACAACATCATTTATCCTCTGCAAAAGGAAGACATGAACGAAGAGACATGGCGCAAATTCAATGCTGCTGTTAACCTTGCCCATGTGAATTCATTCGTACAAGCCATGCCAGAAGGGTATGACAAGCAGGTAGAGAACCATGGAGACAATCTCTCCGGCGGCGAGGTCCAGCGGATTCTATTAGCACGGGCATTCATGAGTGAACCCCGGATTCTCATGCTGGATGAATACACCTCTGCCCTGGACGCCTTAACGGAGAGTGACCTGAACGATACCTTGCTGAGCCTAAAGGGGAAGCAGACGATCCTGGTGATCGCACACCGGCTGTCCACTGTCAAGAATGCAGATGTGATCCTGGTCGTCGATAAGGGCCGTATTGCAGAGCAGGGCAGTCCGGTTGAATTACTGGCACAACAGGGAATGTATTACAAGATGGTGGAGAAGCAGAAAATTTAG
- a CDS encoding beta-glucoside-specific PTS transporter subunit IIABC, protein MDYKQTAKTIFDKVGGNDNINEVIHCSTRLRMNLKHPKEAKTDEIKSIDGIMGAVYSGGQYQVIVGNDVGYVYNELIKLLDTKKKPAQEEPKKRDLSFKGLFDSFAGIITGIFQPIIPAIAASGMLKALLLLSTSLNLLTKESQLYLLLSFIADAAFYFLPVLLAFSSSQKFKTNPYISVTLAGVLLHPKLIALLAGEVPVQFAGLPVPNVSYASSVIPIILTVWLMSYVERFAEKVSPGPVKIFLKPMIIILVMAPLALVVLGPLGNYLGQGLSDGLFWIQGKFGWLTVVILSVILPFIVMFGMHKVFYPVIFAAMVSPGYETLIHSAMLSSNIAQGAGALAVWFLAKDKKLKQIALPAGISGLFGISEPALYGIHLKLKRTMVACMIGAGSAGLFAGIVNLKAYAAVGPGIASLPMFIGEKNNFMYALITLGISLVVTPIAVYFIGFKEDTDGQQPAAAVTKSADVPAAPQEPGRPQSRMVIFAPIEGEAIPLREVKDEAFAQEAMGKGMAIKPSKGEVVAPFDGTVETVFRTKHSIGLKSVEGVEILIHVGLDTVKLKGKHFNVVVQEGDTIKHGQLLIEFDMQAIEEAGFDMTTPVIVTNTPDYLEILGHEYSAKIGPEMPLITVL, encoded by the coding sequence ATGGACTACAAACAAACCGCGAAGACTATTTTCGACAAAGTGGGCGGGAATGATAATATCAATGAAGTCATTCACTGTTCTACCCGTCTGCGTATGAATCTTAAGCATCCGAAAGAAGCCAAAACCGATGAAATCAAATCTATAGACGGCATCATGGGAGCCGTATACAGCGGCGGCCAATACCAGGTGATTGTTGGTAACGATGTCGGTTATGTGTACAATGAATTGATTAAACTACTAGATACGAAGAAGAAGCCAGCCCAGGAGGAACCGAAGAAAAGAGACCTGAGCTTCAAAGGACTGTTCGACAGCTTCGCGGGAATCATCACCGGGATTTTCCAGCCGATCATTCCGGCGATTGCCGCCTCAGGGATGCTGAAGGCATTGCTGCTGCTCAGCACCTCGCTGAACCTGCTGACCAAGGAGAGCCAGCTCTACCTGCTGCTCAGCTTCATTGCAGACGCCGCATTCTACTTCTTGCCGGTGCTGCTGGCCTTCTCCAGCTCCCAGAAGTTCAAAACCAACCCGTACATCTCGGTTACTCTGGCCGGAGTGCTCTTGCATCCTAAATTAATCGCCTTGCTGGCAGGTGAAGTGCCTGTCCAGTTCGCCGGACTGCCGGTGCCGAATGTCTCGTATGCTTCAAGCGTCATTCCGATTATCCTGACAGTCTGGCTGATGTCTTATGTGGAACGGTTTGCCGAGAAGGTATCGCCGGGACCCGTCAAGATCTTCCTGAAGCCCATGATTATCATTCTGGTGATGGCTCCACTTGCATTAGTGGTATTAGGACCACTTGGAAATTACTTGGGTCAAGGCTTGTCCGACGGGCTGTTCTGGATTCAAGGGAAGTTCGGCTGGCTGACGGTTGTGATATTATCGGTCATTCTCCCGTTCATTGTCATGTTCGGAATGCACAAAGTCTTCTACCCGGTCATTTTTGCCGCTATGGTGTCGCCAGGTTATGAAACACTGATTCACAGTGCCATGCTCTCCTCCAATATTGCACAAGGCGCAGGTGCTTTGGCGGTATGGTTCCTGGCTAAGGATAAGAAGCTGAAGCAGATCGCTTTACCAGCAGGGATCTCCGGATTGTTCGGGATCTCAGAGCCGGCATTATACGGAATACATCTTAAGCTGAAAAGAACCATGGTCGCCTGTATGATCGGGGCCGGTTCGGCCGGACTGTTCGCCGGGATCGTCAATCTGAAGGCTTACGCTGCTGTGGGTCCGGGTATCGCTTCACTGCCGATGTTTATCGGAGAAAAGAACAACTTCATGTACGCCCTGATTACGCTGGGGATCTCCCTGGTCGTTACACCAATTGCGGTGTACTTCATCGGGTTCAAAGAGGACACAGACGGACAGCAGCCAGCAGCTGCCGTAACGAAATCCGCCGATGTACCAGCAGCTCCGCAGGAACCCGGAAGACCACAATCCCGGATGGTTATCTTCGCACCGATTGAGGGAGAAGCCATTCCTTTGAGAGAGGTTAAGGATGAAGCCTTCGCACAGGAGGCGATGGGCAAAGGGATGGCTATTAAGCCAAGCAAGGGCGAGGTTGTAGCCCCGTTCGACGGAACCGTAGAGACTGTATTCAGAACGAAGCATTCCATTGGTCTGAAATCGGTGGAGGGAGTAGAAATCCTCATTCATGTGGGGCTGGATACCGTCAAGCTTAAGGGGAAGCACTTCAATGTTGTGGTGCAGGAAGGTGATACGATCAAGCATGGACAACTACTTATTGAATTCGATATGCAGGCGATTGAGGAAGCCGGATTCGATATGACTACGCCAGTGATCGTCACCAATACTCCGGATTACCTGGAGATTCTCGGACATGAATACAGCGCGAAGATCGGACCGGAGATGCCGTTAATTACCGTTTTATAA
- a CDS encoding PRD domain-containing protein produces MRVVKILNVNIVLADREDGKEVIVMGKGIGFKSKPGDTVNEHEIEKVYIVENKDMASDMTALMRETPKEYLILADEIISYAKGVLSRHLSENLYVSLTDHLYMATKRFKSNITIQNRMRWEVQKFYPREYQIGLQALEMIRDKIGISLPEEEAANIAFHLVNAQQTEDNMSQVLMMTKTVNDILNIIKIHYGVDFDTMSINYSRFLTHLQFFVQRLIENKMLESQDSELLDQISNKYPEEGKCVSSINTYIGARFHRFMSSEEMLYLIIHISRVMNRKE; encoded by the coding sequence ATGAGAGTAGTGAAAATTCTCAATGTAAACATAGTTCTGGCCGACCGCGAGGATGGCAAGGAAGTCATCGTGATGGGGAAGGGAATCGGCTTCAAAAGCAAGCCGGGGGATACCGTTAATGAGCACGAGATCGAGAAGGTCTACATCGTCGAGAACAAGGACATGGCTTCCGATATGACCGCCTTAATGCGCGAGACCCCCAAGGAATACCTGATTCTGGCCGATGAGATCATATCGTATGCAAAAGGCGTTCTATCCAGGCATCTTAGCGAGAACCTCTATGTATCTCTGACCGATCACTTATATATGGCAACCAAACGCTTCAAGTCCAATATAACGATCCAGAACCGGATGCGGTGGGAGGTTCAGAAGTTCTACCCGCGTGAATATCAGATCGGGCTGCAGGCGCTGGAGATGATCAGGGACAAGATCGGAATCTCTCTGCCGGAAGAGGAAGCAGCGAACATCGCCTTTCATCTGGTGAATGCCCAGCAGACCGAGGACAACATGAGCCAGGTGCTGATGATGACCAAGACGGTTAACGATATTTTGAATATTATCAAAATCCATTACGGTGTTGATTTTGACACGATGAGCATTAACTATTCACGTTTTTTGACTCATCTGCAGTTTTTTGTGCAGCGCCTGATCGAGAACAAGATGCTTGAATCGCAAGACAGCGAGCTGCTTGACCAGATATCTAATAAATACCCGGAAGAAGGAAAGTGTGTATCATCCATTAATACCTACATTGGAGCCAGGTTTCACCGGTTCATGTCGAGTGAGGAGATGCTCTATCTGATTATCCATATCAGCCGGGTGATGAATAGAAAAGAATAG
- a CDS encoding family 1 glycosylhydrolase, which produces MLSTQRIFPDGFLWGGAIAANQAEGAWDVDGKGLSTADMATYKRNLGKGDYKKHNAVSDAQLKKAMEDKSDQDYPKRRGIDFYHRYPEDLDYMQEMGLRTLRLSIAWTRIYPNGDETVPNEAGLAFYDRLFDEMLGRGIEPLVTLSHYEMPMNLVNQYGGWTSREVVDFFVRYCTTVFDRYKDKVKYWITFNEIDGIVRHPFTNGGIVPDRFGEAEQVEQAVYQALHHQFVASALAVKHCHEMIPGAQIGCMLTSLLHYPHTCNPQDVLAAHKNNEFNLFFTDVQVRGAYPGYIQRFFKDKGIDIVKAEGDDLVLRDHTADFISFSYYNSFVASAESEGLEKVSGNTMGGIKNPYLPLSEWGWQIDPIGLRLTMNNLYNRYQIPLYVVENGIGAYDKVEEDGAIHDPYRIEYLRAHIEQMHEAILDGIEVIGYTAWGIIDLISYSSSEMEKRYGLIHVDQDNDGNGTLERRRKDSFYWYKDVIQNNGL; this is translated from the coding sequence ATATTGAGTACACAGCGGATTTTTCCGGACGGATTCTTATGGGGCGGTGCCATCGCTGCCAATCAGGCAGAGGGTGCCTGGGACGTAGACGGCAAAGGGCTGTCCACGGCAGACATGGCTACTTACAAGAGAAACCTGGGCAAAGGTGATTATAAAAAGCATAATGCGGTAAGCGATGCGCAGTTGAAGAAAGCCATGGAAGACAAGTCTGACCAGGATTATCCCAAAAGAAGAGGCATAGACTTCTATCACCGGTACCCTGAGGATTTGGACTACATGCAGGAAATGGGCCTCCGGACCTTGCGGCTCTCCATCGCCTGGACACGCATCTATCCAAATGGTGATGAAACAGTGCCTAATGAGGCGGGCCTGGCATTCTATGACCGGCTGTTCGATGAAATGCTGGGGCGCGGTATCGAGCCGCTGGTAACCCTGTCGCATTATGAAATGCCTATGAATCTGGTGAACCAGTACGGCGGCTGGACCTCCCGCGAGGTGGTCGATTTCTTCGTGCGCTACTGCACCACCGTCTTTGACCGTTACAAGGACAAGGTGAAGTATTGGATTACCTTCAATGAGATTGACGGGATTGTCCGCCATCCGTTCACGAACGGGGGAATTGTGCCAGACCGGTTCGGAGAAGCGGAGCAGGTGGAGCAGGCAGTCTATCAGGCGCTGCATCATCAATTTGTGGCCAGCGCGCTTGCGGTGAAGCATTGTCATGAGATGATCCCAGGCGCACAGATCGGCTGTATGCTCACAAGCCTGCTGCATTACCCGCATACCTGTAATCCGCAGGATGTGCTCGCGGCGCATAAGAATAATGAATTCAACCTGTTCTTCACCGATGTTCAGGTTCGCGGGGCTTATCCGGGATATATTCAGCGCTTCTTCAAGGATAAGGGAATAGACATTGTGAAGGCCGAAGGGGACGATCTGGTGCTACGCGATCATACCGCAGATTTCATCTCCTTCAGTTATTACAATTCCTTCGTGGCCAGTGCGGAGAGTGAAGGTCTGGAGAAGGTCAGCGGAAATACGATGGGCGGCATCAAAAATCCTTACCTCCCTCTTAGCGAATGGGGCTGGCAGATTGATCCGATCGGACTAAGGCTGACGATGAATAATCTGTACAACCGGTATCAGATTCCGCTGTATGTGGTAGAGAACGGAATAGGTGCCTACGATAAGGTAGAGGAAGACGGTGCCATTCATGACCCCTACCGGATTGAATACCTTCGCGCCCATATCGAACAGATGCATGAAGCCATCCTGGACGGGATAGAGGTTATAGGCTATACCGCCTGGGGAATCATTGACCTGATCAGCTACTCCTCCTCTGAGATGGAGAAGCGGTATGGACTGATCCATGTGGATCAGGATAATGACGGAAATGGCACACTGGAGCGCAGACGGAAGGACAGCTTTTATTGGTATAAGGATGTAATCCAGAATAATGGCCTGTAA
- a CDS encoding ClC family H(+)/Cl(-) exchange transporter encodes MNQHSIRKQLDTWFDFKFRLLAGGIAIGILSGTVVVMFRFVLEESLKQSLIFYQYQRNHLWVVPLWLAVLVLAGWCTGMLVKKQPGISGSGIPQVKAVLQNRLQLNWWKAVTAKFVGGAVSIGAGLSLGREGPSIQIGALMAEGFSRVFHKSKTEAHILITCGASAGLAAAFNAPIAGVIFALEEVHMNFSPLIMISALTSSLVADFISKEFFGLAPVFNFSGMGSLPLSSYYHLVLLGMLVGISGIGFNKGLYLFQDLYARVKWIPAQARPVVPFVLAGVLGLTFPAVLGGGNGVINDLVESPYPIKVLLLLLVVKFLFTLVSYGSSAPGGIFLPMLVLGGLIGTLYCQIANGLLGGHSLDEGYLLIAAMAGLLTASLKAPITGIILITEMTGSFTNLLPIGIVCLTAYMTAEWFRSLPVYEVLLERFLHGKDAVDHAEINKIILEIPVHQGSMLDGTGIGQYQWPDYCLIVSVKRGTDEIIPTGSLVLQAGDTLVILTNDSHSPIILDTVRQVAHVSSLV; translated from the coding sequence TTGAATCAGCATTCAATCCGCAAACAGCTGGATACTTGGTTTGATTTCAAATTCCGGCTTTTGGCAGGCGGTATAGCCATAGGCATACTATCAGGTACGGTGGTTGTCATGTTCCGCTTCGTGCTGGAGGAGTCACTTAAGCAATCTTTAATCTTTTATCAGTATCAGAGAAATCATCTATGGGTGGTCCCATTATGGCTGGCGGTTCTGGTTCTGGCCGGCTGGTGTACGGGAATGCTTGTTAAGAAGCAGCCCGGCATTTCGGGAAGCGGCATTCCTCAGGTGAAGGCGGTGCTCCAGAACCGGCTCCAGCTTAACTGGTGGAAGGCGGTCACCGCCAAATTCGTTGGCGGCGCGGTCAGCATCGGAGCCGGCCTCTCTCTGGGACGGGAAGGACCTTCGATTCAGATCGGTGCTCTGATGGCCGAAGGCTTCAGCCGGGTGTTCCACAAGTCTAAGACGGAGGCACATATCCTGATTACCTGCGGAGCCAGCGCGGGACTTGCAGCCGCCTTCAATGCGCCTATCGCGGGCGTTATTTTCGCCCTGGAAGAAGTGCACATGAATTTCTCCCCGCTGATTATGATCTCCGCCTTAACCTCGTCGCTGGTGGCTGATTTTATATCCAAAGAGTTCTTCGGACTCGCCCCCGTGTTCAACTTCTCAGGGATGGGATCACTGCCGCTGTCCAGTTATTATCATCTGGTGCTGCTGGGGATGTTGGTTGGCATTTCAGGCATCGGCTTTAATAAGGGCCTATACTTGTTCCAGGATCTGTACGCCAGAGTGAAGTGGATTCCGGCACAAGCCCGGCCGGTAGTTCCCTTCGTGCTGGCCGGTGTGCTTGGACTGACATTCCCTGCAGTTCTGGGGGGAGGAAACGGCGTAATCAACGATTTGGTCGAAAGCCCCTATCCTATAAAGGTATTGCTGCTTCTGCTGGTTGTGAAATTCCTGTTCACCCTCGTCAGTTACGGTTCATCTGCACCCGGAGGGATCTTCCTGCCAATGCTTGTTCTCGGAGGGCTAATAGGCACCCTATACTGTCAAATTGCCAACGGCCTGCTGGGAGGACATTCGCTGGATGAGGGTTATTTGCTGATTGCCGCCATGGCCGGCCTGCTGACGGCAAGCTTGAAGGCTCCGATCACCGGCATCATTCTGATTACGGAAATGACCGGCTCCTTTACGAACCTGCTGCCGATCGGTATTGTATGTCTCACTGCTTATATGACGGCCGAATGGTTCCGTTCCTTGCCCGTCTATGAAGTGCTGTTGGAGAGATTCCTGCACGGGAAGGACGCTGTGGATCATGCAGAAATAAATAAAATCATTCTGGAGATCCCTGTGCATCAAGGCTCGATGCTGGACGGAACCGGCATAGGCCAATACCAATGGCCGGACTATTGCCTGATCGTATCCGTCAAAAGGGGAACTGACGAAATCATTCCTACCGGAAGCCTCGTGCTTCAGGCAGGGGATACCCTGGTCATTCTGACCAACGACAGCCATTCCCCGATTATTCTGGATACCGTTCGGCAAGTGGCCCATGTCAGTTCCCTGGTATAG